A genomic region of Tepidisphaeraceae bacterium contains the following coding sequences:
- a CDS encoding substrate-binding domain-containing protein — translation MARSILLMLRLDGAYGRGVLRGATAYAQSATVDWAFRHLAPEDVPLEALRLWKPDAVVTQLADASVFDRLRELAVPVVSASLDYQNVPSVGTPETLVVDLAVEHFASRGLRHVGYAGYGWHNSFSPLMSAAAHAAGMSFHLYDFERYRLGSERFERPADAVALWRWLSDCPKPIGLLAAHDHRAWEVAEVCRSHGIRVPEDVALIGVENDEPLCASAYPALSSVALAADRIGYEAAGLLDRLMQGAKPPRRPIEVPPIGVIARQSTDVLAVDEPAVADAVRFVRTRAGDGLGVGDVLRAVPVSRRWLERRFRTLLGRSILQEIHRARAEQAKRLLATTDLPMPDVAERSGYANPKLFSATFRKHFGMTPTTYRRQSRLRAT, via the coding sequence GTGGCACGGTCAATCTTGCTGATGCTGCGGTTGGACGGGGCGTATGGGCGCGGCGTGCTGCGCGGGGCGACGGCATACGCGCAGTCAGCCACGGTGGACTGGGCGTTTCGGCACCTGGCGCCCGAAGACGTGCCGCTCGAGGCGCTACGCCTCTGGAAGCCGGACGCCGTCGTCACCCAATTGGCCGACGCCAGCGTGTTCGATCGTTTGCGTGAACTTGCAGTCCCAGTAGTTAGCGCGTCGCTCGATTACCAAAACGTTCCCTCGGTCGGCACGCCCGAAACGCTTGTGGTGGACTTGGCCGTCGAGCACTTCGCGTCGCGCGGCCTGCGGCATGTCGGTTACGCTGGGTATGGCTGGCACAACAGTTTCTCCCCATTGATGTCGGCGGCAGCGCACGCGGCGGGCATGTCGTTTCACCTGTACGATTTCGAGCGTTACCGCCTTGGCTCCGAAAGGTTTGAGCGACCGGCCGACGCGGTGGCGCTGTGGCGATGGCTGAGCGACTGCCCCAAGCCGATCGGCTTGCTGGCGGCGCACGACCACCGCGCGTGGGAGGTCGCCGAGGTCTGCCGCTCGCACGGCATTCGCGTGCCAGAGGACGTGGCGCTGATCGGCGTGGAGAACGACGAGCCGCTGTGCGCCTCGGCCTATCCGGCGCTCAGCAGCGTCGCGCTGGCGGCCGACCGCATCGGGTACGAGGCGGCAGGGCTGTTGGACCGCCTGATGCAGGGAGCCAAGCCGCCGCGACGTCCGATCGAGGTGCCGCCCATTGGGGTTATCGCGCGCCAGAGCACCGACGTGCTCGCCGTCGACGAGCCCGCCGTCGCCGATGCCGTCCGCTTCGTCCGCACGCGCGCTGGCGACGGGCTGGGCGTGGGCGATGTGCTACGCGCCGTTCCGGTGAGTCGCCGGTGGCTCGAGCGGCGATTCCGCACGTTGCTGGGACGCAGCATCCTTCAGGAGATCCACCGCGCCCGCGCCGAGCAGGCCAAGCGGCTGCTGGCGACCACCGACCTGCCGATGCCCGACGTCGCCGAGCGCAGCGGATACGCAAACCCTAAGCTCTTCAGCGCGACTTTCCGCAAGCACTTCGGCATGACGCCGACGACGTACCGACGGCAATCGCGGTTGCGCGCGACGTGA
- a CDS encoding PEP-CTERM sorting domain-containing protein produces MVRTQLLTLVLSAGAALSFAHADLHGAVMTFSVPDQTLGSNGPDNGTYTEAGFQIREHSFTGINIDQGLLQDGGWGGDSGEGGGFEMTSTIPGELFSLVSFDGKTRYGNPPSVTVRGYDAADFLVGSAEVFTLAGTMATYTLPASFTSLSRVTFSNQSDPEFDNITLAAAAVPEPTTLGLLSVGAMGLLARRRCAAV; encoded by the coding sequence ATGGTCCGCACCCAACTGCTTACGCTCGTCTTGTCCGCCGGTGCCGCGTTGTCTTTCGCACATGCCGACCTGCACGGTGCCGTGATGACGTTCTCCGTCCCCGACCAAACTTTGGGCAGCAATGGTCCCGACAACGGCACATACACTGAGGCGGGATTCCAGATCCGCGAGCACTCCTTCACCGGTATCAACATCGATCAGGGCCTGCTCCAAGACGGTGGCTGGGGCGGTGACAGTGGCGAGGGTGGCGGGTTCGAGATGACCAGCACGATACCTGGCGAGCTGTTCTCATTGGTGTCATTTGACGGTAAGACGCGCTACGGTAATCCCCCCTCAGTCACGGTGCGTGGCTACGACGCGGCGGACTTTTTGGTCGGATCGGCTGAAGTGTTCACGCTAGCGGGAACGATGGCGACCTACACGCTTCCCGCGTCGTTCACGAGCCTGTCGCGCGTCACGTTCAGCAATCAAAGTGATCCCGAGTTCGACAACATCACGCTGGCCGCCGCCGCCGTCCCTGAGCCGACGACGCTGGGCCTACTGAGCGTCGGGGCGATGGGCCTGCTGGCCCGCCGCCGTTGCGCAGCGGTGTAG
- a CDS encoding prepilin-type N-terminal cleavage/methylation domain-containing protein gives MKRQGFTLVELLVVIGIIALLISILLPSLNKARAQANAVDCSSRLRQIGQAMFMYVNENKGVLPPGNAAHSGFWGEGHAAGYLTKVMTNKRPWTGNHQYSPVFTDKDTPMVDAPSGESQNHYNFNLRLFPVFVDWSPDLFSGTPMKVRKLSTVKRSQEVVAAFDGNLIDDGGRNASWLAWNLTAAGNTGVWWMTGGLFNDRNWIDYQAQPINKMAGQAGNVDFRHNQQKSANALYLDGHVENKRVKELTLWEFCVNP, from the coding sequence ATGAAGCGCCAAGGGTTTACGCTCGTTGAGTTACTCGTCGTCATCGGCATCATCGCCCTGCTGATCAGCATCCTGTTGCCGTCGCTGAACAAAGCACGCGCTCAGGCGAACGCGGTCGATTGTTCGTCCCGGTTGCGGCAGATCGGGCAGGCGATGTTCATGTACGTCAATGAGAACAAAGGCGTCCTGCCCCCAGGTAACGCCGCGCATTCTGGTTTTTGGGGCGAGGGTCACGCAGCCGGCTACCTCACGAAAGTCATGACGAACAAGCGTCCCTGGACTGGGAACCACCAATACTCTCCCGTGTTCACTGACAAAGATACGCCAATGGTGGATGCGCCAAGCGGGGAGAGCCAGAACCATTACAATTTCAACTTACGCCTGTTTCCAGTGTTCGTTGATTGGTCTCCCGATCTTTTTTCGGGGACGCCGATGAAAGTCAGGAAGCTGTCGACTGTGAAGCGGTCCCAAGAGGTGGTTGCTGCGTTCGATGGCAACCTGATCGACGACGGTGGTCGCAACGCTTCTTGGCTCGCGTGGAACCTCACGGCCGCGGGAAATACGGGCGTCTGGTGGATGACTGGCGGCTTGTTCAATGACCGCAACTGGATCGACTATCAGGCCCAACCGATCAATAAAATGGCGGGTCAAGCTGGAAACGTGGATTTCCGCCATAATCAGCAGAAGAGTGCAAACGCGCTGTATCTCGACGGGCACGTCGAGAACAAGCGCGTGAAAGAGCTGACGTTGTGGGAGTTCTGTGTCAACCCGTAG